In Streptomyces sp. NBC_00704, a genomic segment contains:
- a CDS encoding D-Ala-D-Ala carboxypeptidase family metallohydrolase, which produces MTFLFRSAGGRSAAGHPLDRRSMLRGTLAVGAGLALGPLLLSGTAQAYSWSRTMKQGDSGADVLELQIRVSGWAAGSASHTRVGLDGDFGPGTLAAVKRFQAAYGLDDDGVAGPNTQAKLNALEQSDGSTAHFNWSEFVDQSSGTFNGGKLSAAQTKENARRCMYKLEALRKKLGDKPITVNSGFRSIAHNADIGGASDSMHLYGTAADLDVPGVATKTVYQKAETCGFSGLERYTVDHQHVDSRADLGRDWWWESGTI; this is translated from the coding sequence ATGACCTTCCTCTTCCGTTCCGCCGGCGGGCGCTCCGCCGCCGGCCACCCGCTCGACCGCCGCAGCATGCTGCGGGGCACGCTGGCCGTCGGCGCCGGCCTGGCGTTGGGCCCGCTGCTGCTCTCCGGTACCGCGCAGGCCTATTCGTGGTCGCGCACCATGAAGCAGGGCGACAGCGGCGCCGACGTGCTCGAGCTGCAGATCCGGGTCTCCGGCTGGGCAGCCGGCAGTGCGAGCCACACCCGGGTCGGCCTCGACGGCGACTTCGGCCCCGGCACGCTCGCGGCCGTCAAGCGCTTCCAGGCCGCGTACGGCCTCGACGACGACGGGGTCGCGGGCCCCAACACCCAGGCGAAGCTCAACGCGCTCGAGCAGTCGGACGGCTCCACGGCCCACTTCAACTGGAGCGAGTTCGTGGACCAGTCGAGCGGCACCTTCAACGGCGGCAAGCTGAGCGCTGCGCAGACCAAGGAGAACGCCCGCCGCTGCATGTACAAGCTGGAGGCGCTGCGCAAGAAGCTCGGGGACAAGCCGATCACGGTCAACTCGGGCTTTCGCAGCATCGCGCACAACGCCGACATCGGAGGGGCCAGCGACAGCATGCACCTGTACGGCACGGCGGCCGACCTCGACGTGCCCGGCGTCGCCACCAAGACGGTCTACCAGAAGGCGGAGACCTGCGGGTTCTCCGGCCTGGAGCGGTACACCGTCGACCACCAGCACGTCGACAGCCGGGCCGACCTGGGCCGCGACTGGTGGTGGGAGAGCGGCACGATCTGA
- a CDS encoding GH25 family lysozyme: MGKRTLLRGLTLAVAAVLPLYGQTAMQAAQAAATAVCGHTSAQPTLQQGSTGDATVEAQCELDLATKPSRYAPISADGTFGTATETRVREFQRCAGLSADGVLGPNTWAALHSWAAQPHTCATQGTAGPAQATVCGHTDSRPTLKKGAKSDEVKEVQCRLNLAMEPYHYPPLTIDGDFGGGTEDRVIELQHCANLSADGTVGPNTWATLVDWSSRNTYCTPPRPAGHSIDGLDTAKYQHPGGAPIDWKAVRASGVEFATVKATRGMNVTDEYLATDLAAARTAGLAVAPYHFYTGSAADTGAAQADRFIAAVRATGYTGKRAGDLPPIFDLERMDDGSGRCPTYGTVADAKAWLDRVENAFGRVPMIYTQKSFLDDCMGSTTAFARYPLQLADYRQSITQPPLPNGSTTWAMWQYTDAALFPGLRAPATGDVFNGTQADLDRLANR, encoded by the coding sequence ATGGGAAAGAGGACGCTTCTGCGGGGTCTGACCCTCGCCGTGGCAGCGGTCCTGCCCCTGTACGGGCAAACGGCCATGCAGGCGGCACAGGCCGCGGCCACCGCGGTCTGCGGGCACACGAGCGCACAGCCCACGCTGCAACAGGGATCGACGGGGGACGCGACGGTAGAGGCGCAGTGCGAGCTCGACCTCGCGACGAAGCCGAGCCGGTACGCGCCGATCTCGGCCGACGGCACGTTCGGTACGGCGACGGAGACGCGCGTCAGGGAGTTCCAGCGGTGCGCCGGGCTGAGCGCGGACGGCGTGCTCGGCCCGAACACCTGGGCGGCGCTCCACAGCTGGGCCGCCCAGCCGCACACCTGCGCGACCCAGGGCACGGCGGGCCCGGCGCAGGCGACCGTGTGCGGCCACACCGACTCGCGCCCGACCCTGAAGAAGGGGGCGAAGAGCGACGAGGTCAAGGAGGTGCAGTGCCGGCTCAACCTCGCCATGGAGCCGTACCACTATCCCCCGCTGACGATCGACGGCGACTTCGGCGGCGGCACCGAGGACCGGGTCATCGAGCTTCAGCACTGCGCCAACCTCAGCGCCGACGGCACGGTGGGCCCGAACACGTGGGCGACGCTGGTCGACTGGTCCAGCCGTAACACGTACTGCACCCCGCCCCGCCCGGCCGGGCACTCGATCGACGGGCTGGACACGGCCAAGTACCAGCACCCGGGCGGTGCGCCGATCGACTGGAAGGCCGTCCGTGCTTCGGGCGTCGAGTTCGCGACGGTCAAGGCCACCCGGGGCATGAACGTCACCGACGAGTACCTCGCCACCGACCTGGCGGCGGCCCGGACGGCGGGGCTGGCCGTCGCGCCGTACCACTTCTACACGGGCTCGGCAGCCGACACGGGTGCCGCGCAGGCCGACCGGTTCATCGCCGCCGTGCGGGCGACCGGCTACACCGGCAAGCGCGCGGGCGACCTGCCTCCCATCTTCGACCTGGAGCGCATGGACGACGGCAGCGGGCGCTGTCCCACCTACGGCACGGTGGCCGACGCCAAGGCCTGGCTGGACCGGGTCGAGAACGCCTTCGGCCGCGTCCCGATGATCTACACCCAGAAGTCCTTCCTGGACGACTGCATGGGGTCGACCACCGCCTTCGCCCGGTATCCGCTTCAGCTCGCGGACTACCGCCAGTCGATCACCCAGCCTCCGCTGCCGAACGGCTCGACGACCTGGGCGATGTGGCAGTACACGGACGCCGCGCTCTTCCCCGGCCTGCGGGCGCCGGCGACCGGGGACGTGTTCAACGGCACCCAGGCCGACCTCGACCGCCTGGCCAACCGGTGA